The following is a genomic window from Miscanthus floridulus cultivar M001 chromosome 14, ASM1932011v1, whole genome shotgun sequence.
TCTTGTTTGGATCCTCAAGAGTTAAAGTGGTTTAAAATTTAATGGCTACACTTTAGATTATGGGATCCAAACAGGACCTAAAGATGGTTTAAGCCATTTTTTTCTAGTCTCAAACTCTTAACAGATTAAGCACGCTTCAAAGAGAGTGGCTGGCTAGTGAGAAAGCTATAAGCTGGAATCTGTACGTAATAATTCAACCAGACGTACTcaagacatatatatttatatataacaAATTAAGCTTCACAAAGCCTGAATGGATGGAACTTATTCTTGGACGGCACTGCATTGTTGGCGGAATATATTTCATATATACTCCACCGACCAAATAGTGTTTTCCCTGTTGATTTGAATTCTTTTTTGCGTGCGTGCATATATATGCACACGACGTACGGTTCCCCCGGCCGGACAGGGCAGGTCAGAACAacgttttatttctttgccgaaaGCAACAGATAACTTTTCGCTGGAGATGCATGCTACGCATAAGAAACCAATGCAAGCAATGGATCGGACCACTAGAAAAAGCAACTGTGTTGGGCTTATTTTCACATTTTTTCTTCTGAGAGAGAAAATTAAAGAAATGACAGCGAAATGCACTTCATTGTGCTATGATATGATCCGTGCAGGAGTAACGACGCGTCAAGAGTACCGGACTCGTCAAATCACTTCTTACCTTTCTTGGATGCACAGCTGAGACTTCCTTTCTCCAGAAATGACCTCCTTTTACAAGCTAAACATAAAGCTTCTGATAGTGTCATACAACAATTAATAAAACAACGAAATCTATGAATTAGAACAGGACACGCAAGGTTCTTTCCCTCCCTATTTATTGCCTGTACAGTTCATGATTTCAAGTGCCTGTACAGTTCATGATTTCAAGAAAACTATCCAAGAACCTTTGGCCAACATACTTGATCAAACCTATAACGAACTGCTAGTCCCACCCCCCCACCCCAAAAAAAAAGGGTTAATGCAAAAAGAAGAGGAAAACTAAACTAGTACAGCTCCAAAGGAGCATAGACATCAGCAACTTATTACATTGCAGTTCTCCAGCGTGCTTGAAAACCACAACTTCACCTTCCCTAGTTTCATCTTACAATCCAGTTTTTTCTACTTAAAAAATATTACTGTACCAAAAACAAGTCTTGCATTAACCTGTAATCATTGTGTATACAGCATACTGTATGGCATGAACACACAAGCCTACAACTTTTTCATGTACATGATCTGAAGCAATGACCAAAAAAAAAAGGCCCCAACTCTGAATCTCCTCTCAGGAATAACCAGATATATCACCTCAGTAGCGCTCATGAAACTCCAAATGACCATTGTCTTGGGCCAAATAATTTTTTCTTACAGCCACCCAAGTATGCTTGTAGTTGCACAGACAGTAAGGGGTACAAAACAAGCTTTGACGTTATTCTTCGGTAAAAGAGTCAAAATGGATGAAAAGCAACTTAATCATCCAGCACCTATTTCTGAAATAGGGCAGCAAGCTCCCCTTTTTCAGCCATGGATGAAATAATATCACAGCCTCCCACGAGCTCCCCTCCAATGAAAATCTGAGGGAACGTCGGCCAGTTGCTGTACGTCTTCAGGGTCTCCCTTAGCCCATGGTTGTGCTCCTCATCAAGCACATCAACAGTAACGAAGTCCACTCCATGAGCTTCCAAGATACCCACCACCCTTTGTGAGAATCCGCACTGGGGAGCACTCCTTGATCCTTTGATGAAGGCTACCACTCTGTTCTCTTTCACCAACCGGTCTATCAACTGTTCTAGTGGAACAGTCAGCTGGACATGGCGTCCAGGCGTCAACCGCAAGTCTGGAGGCCTCTGGGGGGCACCAACCCAGGTGTAGTTTCCTGCAACATTCCCTGGTGGCGCCTTGCCAGTGGCCTCTATATGTTCTTCCATCCATGATTTCCAGGCATTATTAAGGGCAGCTCGATCTGGTGTCTCCTCGTCTGATACTGCAACCTGCACATGTCATAATGTCAGTGCAATCAGATATTCAAGTACTAATAAACATGCAAAAGGTAGaaattatttttttccttttgacAGATTTAGTTTGTGCAGAAGAATATTGTACCAGTAAATACAAAAGTAATGAAGCAAAAGAGGAGTTAAGGCAGCAGGAGTGTCGAAGTCTTTAAGGCCCCAGGAGAACCAGGGCAATATTCAGAAAGGCTGTTATAACAACTTCAATTCACAGAACTGACTAAAACGGGACACAGGATGGGGTAGAACAACCACTAGCTAAAACTTTGACCTGAATTTATGTTATTTCAGCAGATCCTTTGGCATTAAAACATCATATGAAGACATATCCAGATTCATGATCTTGCATGAGCAGGCCCCATAGTTGCTAACATGCTATAGAAGCAATAAGGAATTTAAAGTCCACAAAGCTGCTATAAAGAAGGGGCTTGTGAATAATGTAATATCATACCTACTGGCTACCGTCCTAATAAAAGCTAATCAGTTACAGAGGTTAGAATGAAAAATACAATGCTAAATACTAAATCAGCTACCAATATGCACATATTGTTTTGCAGACAGTACGTTGAACGTCATGTTCTGTCAACCAGAACAAGGCTCATGGATCGCTGAAACAAGAATACATTACTGGGTTCCATCTTACTGCAGATGGGGGAGAATGAAGTAGGTAAGCATATTTTCTTTCGGTGAGAAAGAAAGTAAGCGAGCATACCGAATGAGAAATGCAAACTCCAACATCAAGCAAAGTATAGACCGACTGATACTAGCTAGAGATGTTTATACAATGGCCAATCAATGAAAATATTGTTGATTGGGACTTTGGGAGAATGGAGAAGGTAAGCATATCGACTATTCGAAGCTACAAAAACTGGTGCCCTTTTGTCCCTCCTATCGGCCACCAACAAAAGTGAGAAACAACAGACACTTAAACCATTTCTTCCTCAGTGGCGCAAATTAACATGTATCAGTTTGCCCCAATTAACGATCCCCGATACCCAAGCTCAAAGGCAACTGCTGGTTTAGTCCCAAAGCGAGGCTAAAGTAATGTAACTGTGAGCATAAATACATAGGAGCATATACTGTAAAGTGTAATAATATGATGATGCATGCTTAGACAGCTTAGTCGATGCCGTACCTTGACGGAGGCGCAGAGGTTGGCGGGGACCTTCCGGCGGTGGCCCTCGACGCTGGCCCTGACGTTACGCGAAATTCCGACGAACTGCAGCTCCCCGGCGGGGTCGTAGACGCCGTAGACCCCGGGCTTGGAGGGCAGAGTGTCCTCGTCGACCAGGGGCTGGGTAGGCTCCTGAGGGATGGGCACGGGGGACGCCTCGGAGAGCTTCTtgaaggcggcgacggcgagagagCGGGAGGCACGGCTGCGACGGTGAGGGAAACGAAGGGTATTGGAGGACGACGATGAGGAGGCTGAtgcggagaggagagggaaggcgAGGCGGGGagaagcagcggcggtggcggtggaagcCATGGCCATGGGGGGATGCTTCGACGGTGGGGCGTCTGCTCTGCTTTGCGTCGGCGGCGAGTGGTGGTGGTGTTCTGTCAGTCGGATAGGATGTGAGCTTTGTTTCGGCCCATAACAAGAGGCCCGTTTCTGCTGTCTGCTGGTTACAGGCAGGCCCAGGCCGACCTGCTGGCCTGCTAGACCCATCTGCAAATACAGTCTTTGTGGCCTGTTCTGAACTTttgttattttatttatttttcttccGGTTCTGAATCGACATGGTGCAGCAACAGAGAGTTAGGAATACTGTTTCTGCTCAGAATTACAAGATGTTCTGTGTAATTCGTGCTTAGAATTACAAGATCCATGCTTCAAAAACAAGCTAATGGTTGACTAAGGAGAGTAATTTCCATCCCTTTCCTTCTAAGTGAAGGTCAATACTCTCAAAGATTTAGGATTTGTTTCGATGGAAGCTTGGCATGCATTGTCTGACCAGGCAACATAGGCGTCCAAAATTAGATGACTGGGGTGCCACTGTTTGCCTAGGCAGACTTTTACGGTATCCATCCAAACCGGCCCTTAGGGTAGGTTTGCTAAATTCCTTAATGTATTTTGTTGGCTTTAataagcaaagatgttgtcctatgtACCATTCTTGAAAGGACACACAAATATGAACATTATTTGTTAAACATCGCAGTTTATGAGACTTGGTTGGCCTACGGTAAGCTTATGAAGAGACCAAAAAATAGTGCATATATGTTCCGCCCACGGGGGTAGCCTATTGTTAGCTAGTTATGACTTTCACTAAAACTCATTCACTCAAATTTTGCACTTCAAGGCATAGTCAAGTTGTGTATTATTGGTGTAAATTGAAACTCTAGCGGAAGTATAACTTAACTATCTCTGCCACAAAATGTCGATACATAAACAGTAGCAGGAGAAGAAAAAATCTTAAAATTGAGTATTTAAGATCTAGTTGGAGATTGCTAGAATCTATATGGGATAGATCATTAAACTCATATAGATGAAAGTGTTTAAGCCCAATCACCGGTTTTAATATAGTGGTCATTAAACACTAAAGCCCATTATCGAACTGGTGATTGAGCATTTAAGTTGTGTAGTGGGCTTTAGTGTTTAAGCCCACAGGTGTTAGTGAAAGGTGAaatatcaattagtaccatactGCTAGTTGATATGGAGGTAGGGGTTCTCCTCCCAATATATG
Proteins encoded in this region:
- the LOC136505317 gene encoding monothiol glutaredoxin-S12, chloroplastic-like: MAMASTATAAASPRLAFPLLSASASSSSSSNTLRFPHRRSRASRSLAVAAFKKLSEASPVPIPQEPTQPLVDEDTLPSKPGVYGVYDPAGELQFVGISRNVRASVEGHRRKVPANLCASVKVAVSDEETPDRAALNNAWKSWMEEHIEATGKAPPGNVAGNYTWVGAPQRPPDLRLTPGRHVQLTVPLEQLIDRLVKENRVVAFIKGSRSAPQCGFSQRVVGILEAHGVDFVTVDVLDEEHNHGLRETLKTYSNWPTFPQIFIGGELVGGCDIISSMAEKGELAALFQK